Proteins from a genomic interval of Planctomycetia bacterium:
- a CDS encoding peptidylprolyl isomerase, which yields MPRVLLKTNEGDIVLELFENEAPQTVGNFINLVEKGFYTNLPFHRVLHGFMAQGGDPKGDGTGGPGYDILCECYKDNHRLHFRGALSMAHSGKDTGGSQFFITFVPTAQLDGPAVNPKNTGTPHTVFGRVVSGFDVLAKLQKREPPNSMHSFGPKAPLPVPDKIVEAKVLNKRNHPYEPTKVATPKVPGAVP from the coding sequence CTGCCCCGCGTGCTGCTGAAGACGAACGAAGGGGATATCGTCTTGGAATTGTTCGAGAACGAAGCTCCGCAAACGGTCGGCAACTTCATCAACCTCGTCGAAAAAGGCTTCTACACCAACCTACCGTTTCATCGCGTGCTGCACGGCTTCATGGCCCAAGGGGGCGACCCGAAGGGAGACGGCACCGGCGGCCCCGGCTACGACATTCTCTGCGAATGCTACAAAGACAACCACCGCCTCCACTTTCGCGGGGCGCTGAGCATGGCCCACTCCGGCAAAGACACCGGCGGCTCGCAGTTCTTCATCACCTTCGTCCCGACGGCTCAGCTCGATGGCCCGGCGGTGAATCCGAAGAACACCGGCACGCCGCATACGGTGTTCGGCCGGGTCGTTTCCGGTTTCGACGTGCTGGCGAAGCTGCAAAAGCGCGAACCACCGAACAGCATGCACAGCTTCGGCCCGAAAGCTCCCCTGCCGGTGCCGGATAAGATCGTCGAAGCAAAGGTGCTCAACAAGCGGAACCACCCGTACGAGCCGACGAAAGTGGCGACGCCGAAGGTTCCGGGAGCGGTGCCGTAA
- a CDS encoding VOC family protein, producing the protein MEPRVSLITLGVADLQRSLRFYRDGLGLPTTWTGDKGVVFFSTRGTAIALYPLTDLAKDLGPGADGLGFAGPSSDGSRAKFSGITLAHNVRERAEVDRVLAEAAAAGAKIEKPAHDTFWGGYAGYFSDPDGHLWEVAWGAFPFRDDGSLDIP; encoded by the coding sequence ATGGAACCCCGAGTCAGCCTCATTACGCTCGGGGTCGCCGATCTTCAGCGGTCGCTCCGGTTCTATCGCGATGGGCTCGGGCTGCCGACGACTTGGACCGGCGACAAAGGGGTCGTCTTCTTTTCGACCCGCGGCACTGCAATCGCGCTCTATCCGCTGACGGACCTCGCGAAAGATCTCGGCCCGGGTGCCGATGGGCTCGGGTTTGCCGGCCCCAGCTCCGACGGAAGCAGGGCCAAGTTCTCCGGGATCACGCTCGCTCATAACGTGCGCGAGCGGGCCGAGGTCGACCGCGTGCTTGCCGAGGCTGCGGCGGCCGGGGCGAAGATCGAAAAGCCTGCCCACGACACGTTTTGGGGTGGCTACGCCGGCTACTTCTCCGATCCCGACGGGCACCTGTGGGAAGTCGCTTGGGGAGCCTTCCCCTTCCGCGACGACGGGAGCCTCGACATCCCGTAG
- a CDS encoding LysR family transcriptional regulator, translated as MQLKALKVFCDVVQQRSFSRAADENDISQSGASQLVQQLEDHLGVKLIDRSKRPFVLTPEGDLFYTQCRDIVSKYFALEDKVRTMHQEVIGRVRVASIYSVGLHLMAGYITSFMSLYPKANVRLEYLHPHRVYESVEDDVADIGLVSYPKSSRTIEALPWREERMVLACAPQHPLARRPKIAIKELHGHHMVGFDGDLTIRREIDRVLNQHDAEVIVQMEFDNVETIKRAVEINTGVALLPEPTVKREQDAGTLVCVPLDTDELVRPLGIIMRRGKELSVTAKHFIEHLQREGQADGATFAPSGATQIGEPAAALAARITDDEVTDHEPHTADFDDAGPANGRRHAIAAGRKASST; from the coding sequence GTGCAACTCAAAGCCCTTAAAGTGTTTTGCGACGTCGTTCAGCAGCGCAGCTTCTCGCGCGCTGCCGATGAGAACGACATTTCGCAATCCGGGGCCAGTCAACTGGTGCAACAGCTGGAAGACCATCTCGGCGTGAAGCTGATCGACCGCTCGAAGCGTCCCTTCGTGCTGACGCCGGAGGGAGACCTCTTCTATACGCAGTGCCGGGATATCGTCTCGAAGTATTTCGCGCTCGAAGACAAGGTGCGCACCATGCACCAAGAGGTCATCGGCCGAGTGCGCGTGGCGTCGATCTATTCCGTCGGTCTGCATCTCATGGCCGGCTATATCACGTCGTTCATGAGCTTGTACCCTAAAGCCAACGTCCGCTTAGAGTATCTGCATCCGCATCGGGTGTACGAAAGCGTCGAAGACGACGTCGCCGATATCGGCCTCGTCAGCTACCCGAAATCGTCGCGCACGATCGAAGCCTTGCCGTGGCGCGAAGAGCGGATGGTCTTGGCCTGCGCTCCGCAACACCCCTTGGCTCGCCGGCCGAAGATCGCGATCAAGGAGCTTCACGGCCACCACATGGTCGGCTTCGACGGCGACCTCACGATCCGCCGCGAGATCGATCGGGTGTTGAATCAACACGACGCCGAAGTGATCGTGCAGATGGAGTTCGACAACGTCGAAACCATCAAGCGGGCCGTCGAGATCAATACCGGCGTGGCCTTGCTGCCCGAGCCGACCGTGAAGCGCGAGCAAGACGCGGGGACGCTCGTCTGCGTGCCGCTCGATACCGATGAACTGGTCCGGCCGCTCGGGATCATCATGCGGCGCGGCAAAGAGCTCAGCGTCACCGCGAAGCACTTCATCGAACATCTGCAACGCGAAGGCCAAGCCGACGGAGCGACGTTTGCGCCGAGCGGCGCGACGCAAATCGGCGAACCTGCCGCCGCACTCGCCGCTCGTATTACCGACGACGAAGTTACCGACCACGAACCCCACACCGCCGACTTCGACGACGCCGGCCCCGCGAACGGTCGCCGACATGCGATCGCGGCGGGCAGAAAAGCGTCGTCGACATGA